A single Cucumis melo cultivar AY chromosome 4, USDA_Cmelo_AY_1.0, whole genome shotgun sequence DNA region contains:
- the LOC103486710 gene encoding uncharacterized protein LOC103486710, translating to MSNTIMLRPPSSNRRQPLLASKSASGSVRFAEVAGGTTAECAAVCCCCPCVVINFLVLAIYKVPAGLCRRALRTKRRQRLKKKGVIPARRGRYSYGGYDETDIQILSAGKSLYSSEPRGQQAEETERKVMELEKEMWEIFYSTGFWRSPSRRNQTSISQ from the coding sequence ATGTCAAATACGATTATGCTTCGTCCGCCATCGTCGAACCGTCGTCAACCATTGTTAGCGAGCAAATCTGCTTCCGGAAGTGTTCGGTTCGCGGAGGTGGCTGGTGGAACGACGGCGGAGTGTGCTGCTGTGTGTTGTTGTTGTCCTTGTGTTGTTATAAACTTTCTCGTTCTCGCCATTTACAAGGTTCCGGCTGGACTCTGCCGTCGTGCGTTGAGGACAAAGCGACGGCAGAGGTTGAAGAAAAAAGGAGTTATTCCGGCTAGGCGTGGACGGTACTCTTATGGAGGGTATGATGAGACGGATATTCAGATACTTTCGGCCGGTAAATCGTTGTACTCGTCGGAGCCGAGAGGGCAGCAAGCGGAGGAAACGGAAAGAAAAGTGATGGAACTGGAAAAAGAGATGTGGGAGATTTTTTATAGTACTGGATTTTGGAGAAGCCCTTCACGGAGAAATCAAACTTCGATCtctcaataa